The following proteins come from a genomic window of Iamia sp. SCSIO 61187:
- a CDS encoding response regulator transcription factor: MRVLVVEDERGLAEGLRAGLEAEGFAVDVAFDGPEGLWRAGECAYDVIVLDLMLPGMSGFEVCARLRDQGVASPVLVLTAKDGEWDEVEALDTGADDFLTKPFSHAVLLARLRALLRRQPRERPAVLVAGDLRVDPAEHRVWRGDDEIELTPRELAVLEILMRRRGEVVTKREVLRHVWDDDFAGDPNIVEVYVRRLRNKIDRPFGREAIATRRGVGYRLDARGG, from the coding sequence GTGCGCGTTCTGGTCGTCGAGGATGAACGGGGCCTGGCGGAGGGCCTGCGCGCCGGGTTGGAGGCCGAGGGGTTCGCGGTCGACGTCGCGTTCGACGGGCCGGAGGGGCTGTGGCGGGCCGGCGAGTGCGCCTACGACGTGATCGTGCTCGACCTGATGTTGCCGGGCATGAGCGGCTTCGAGGTGTGCGCCCGGCTGCGGGACCAGGGTGTGGCGTCTCCGGTCCTGGTGCTGACGGCCAAGGACGGTGAGTGGGACGAGGTCGAGGCGCTGGACACCGGCGCCGACGACTTCCTGACCAAGCCGTTCTCGCACGCGGTCCTGCTGGCCCGGCTGCGGGCGCTGCTGCGTCGCCAGCCCCGGGAGCGGCCGGCGGTCCTCGTCGCCGGGGACCTGCGGGTCGACCCCGCCGAGCACCGGGTGTGGCGGGGTGACGACGAGATCGAGCTCACCCCGCGCGAGCTGGCGGTGCTGGAGATCTTGATGCGGCGCCGCGGCGAGGTCGTGACCAAGCGCGAGGTGCTGCGCCACGTGTGGGACGACGACTTCGCGGGCGACCCGAACATCGTCGAGGTGTACGTGCGGCGCCTGCGCAACAAGATCGACCGGCCCTTCGGCCGGGAGGCGATCGCGACCCGCCGCGGGGTCGGCTACCGCCTGGACGCGAGGGGTGGCTGA
- the xerC gene encoding tyrosine recombinase XerC, producing MPRRIYSKPIASFEYGTRVYAPSESRPTYRVIAKDPNGKRIFLRFPTEDEARQRAREIETSLASSVTLPGRGNAPTTVGQLMDRYLASLGSRSTRYAERQEYLLRCWVRPALDDHPLRAWTPADSDQVLDHARASLAPATVQNLGAAMRALVTFAFKNRWLPREADPMWLVKYTQTAEHQGEATGFIPRDDLPTDEQCAALFEALSDQGHPDWAMAMRLKHRSGLRWGELIALRPCDLSFSAKRTVAVVRAVEQSRKGFAIKTTKNRQRRQTIFPASLRDDLAAWCDQRPSDALLFTGTDDGFANRRTIQRYWARAAKAAGWPMQGPMSSIWHPHDMRHVAACWMLFDVGLEAPAVSAMLGHANTAFTLSRYVSVRGDLAATATAATDGW from the coding sequence ATGCCGCGCCGGATCTACAGCAAGCCCATCGCCTCGTTCGAGTACGGGACCCGCGTCTACGCGCCGTCCGAGTCCAGGCCCACCTACCGGGTCATAGCCAAGGACCCCAACGGGAAGCGGATCTTCCTGCGCTTCCCGACCGAGGACGAGGCCCGCCAGCGCGCCCGCGAGATCGAGACGTCACTCGCCTCGTCGGTCACCCTCCCAGGGAGGGGCAACGCGCCGACCACCGTCGGGCAGCTCATGGACCGCTACCTCGCCAGCCTCGGGTCCCGGTCGACGCGGTACGCCGAGCGTCAGGAGTACCTCCTGCGCTGCTGGGTCCGCCCTGCGCTCGACGATCACCCGCTTCGGGCCTGGACACCCGCCGACTCCGACCAGGTGCTCGACCACGCTCGTGCCTCGCTGGCGCCGGCGACGGTGCAGAACCTCGGAGCCGCGATGCGAGCGCTCGTCACCTTCGCCTTCAAGAACCGCTGGCTGCCTCGCGAGGCGGACCCCATGTGGCTCGTGAAGTACACGCAGACGGCAGAGCACCAAGGCGAGGCGACCGGCTTCATCCCTCGCGACGACCTTCCGACCGACGAGCAGTGCGCCGCCCTCTTCGAGGCGCTGTCCGACCAGGGGCATCCCGACTGGGCGATGGCCATGAGGCTGAAGCACCGCAGCGGACTCCGCTGGGGCGAGCTCATCGCACTCCGCCCCTGCGACCTGAGCTTCTCGGCGAAGCGGACCGTCGCCGTGGTCCGAGCGGTCGAGCAGTCGCGGAAGGGCTTCGCCATCAAGACGACCAAGAACCGTCAGCGCCGGCAGACGATCTTCCCCGCCAGCCTGCGCGACGACCTCGCCGCCTGGTGCGATCAGCGCCCCTCCGACGCCCTGCTCTTCACCGGCACCGACGACGGCTTCGCCAATCGCCGGACCATCCAGCGCTACTGGGCCCGAGCTGCCAAGGCCGCCGGCTGGCCGATGCAGGGACCCATGTCCTCGATCTGGCACCCCCACGACATGCGCCACGTCGCCGCCTGCTGGATGCTGTTCGATGTCGGCCTCGAGGCACCGGCCGTGAGCGCCATGCTCGGCCACGCCAACACCGCCTTCACCCTCAGCCGCTACGTCAGCGTCCGAGGCGACCTCGCCGCCACCGCCACCGCCGCCACCGATGGGTGGTGA
- a CDS encoding SIR2 family protein, whose protein sequence is MIREFKARLFSDALQLPLREIDIGDPLWVRRIEEHFAMAGTLPPKGAPEEYAAAFEAAYPSEVDRRTYIDRKVADARPSYGHRLLASLVATGQASCVITTNFDSLVENAVAVARDLHPRGSTSLTVASIDSGERAARSVAESDWPLLVKLHGDFKESRLKNTTEELQRQDEVLRNAMVTCLGRFGLLVVGYSGRDRSVMDALHAALEHPGAFPAGIRWVARSGDALLPAVGDLIDAAESAGVDAEVLEVATFDELAGALERQATMPAEIVDHLRSSHPRPRLVPVEFRRPVGKKFPALRCSALPIVQMPQTARLVLLDKPLNTQEARAVARERGVKLTVAARGTALHAFGSDADLLAAFGDLGADLQGDVPLDPMNDAMHRGLVYEALARALTRGRPLQPLLKRRGHVIRVRRPDGGRPRDLQREDDRALAQLRNAYGGSLTGRVPNLGWPYAEAVHLRLDAFDDQWWCVLRPATYLDRPRTGSVDGAAHQRSREDADGGWTKERWARRYNKTWAAIIDAWAHLLVDGQSQEIHAYPWASSDGAAGTFVVGRSTAWSRPASSAVRT, encoded by the coding sequence ATGATTCGCGAGTTCAAGGCGCGACTCTTCAGCGATGCTCTGCAACTCCCTCTGCGAGAGATCGATATCGGTGACCCACTCTGGGTTCGGCGAATCGAAGAGCACTTCGCCATGGCCGGCACGCTTCCGCCAAAGGGTGCTCCCGAGGAGTATGCGGCCGCTTTTGAGGCGGCCTACCCGAGCGAAGTCGACAGGCGAACGTACATCGATCGCAAGGTGGCCGATGCCCGTCCGTCCTATGGGCATCGCCTGCTCGCTTCTCTAGTGGCCACCGGCCAGGCGAGCTGTGTGATCACCACGAACTTCGACTCGTTGGTCGAGAACGCTGTTGCAGTTGCTCGCGACCTGCATCCAAGGGGTTCGACGTCGCTCACAGTGGCCTCGATCGACAGCGGCGAGCGAGCTGCGCGGAGCGTCGCGGAGTCCGACTGGCCGCTGCTCGTCAAGCTTCACGGTGACTTCAAGGAAAGTCGTCTCAAGAACACGACCGAGGAGCTCCAGCGGCAGGACGAGGTCCTGCGCAACGCCATGGTGACGTGCCTCGGCCGGTTCGGGCTTCTCGTCGTGGGCTATAGCGGCCGAGACCGATCGGTAATGGACGCCTTGCACGCTGCACTGGAGCATCCGGGCGCCTTCCCTGCTGGGATCCGATGGGTCGCGCGGAGCGGTGATGCTCTCCTTCCGGCAGTTGGGGATCTGATCGACGCCGCCGAGTCTGCGGGCGTCGATGCCGAGGTGCTTGAGGTCGCTACCTTCGACGAGTTGGCCGGAGCGCTCGAACGGCAAGCGACCATGCCCGCCGAGATCGTTGATCATCTGCGCTCAAGTCATCCACGGCCACGACTCGTCCCTGTCGAGTTCAGACGCCCTGTGGGAAAGAAGTTCCCGGCTCTTCGCTGCAGCGCGCTGCCCATCGTTCAGATGCCACAGACCGCTCGGCTCGTCCTTCTCGACAAGCCGCTGAACACTCAGGAGGCAAGGGCTGTCGCAAGAGAACGGGGAGTCAAACTCACGGTCGCAGCGCGGGGGACCGCCCTGCATGCCTTCGGTTCGGACGCCGACCTGCTTGCAGCCTTCGGCGACCTGGGAGCCGACCTTCAGGGGGACGTGCCCCTGGACCCGATGAACGACGCCATGCACCGGGGGCTCGTGTACGAGGCCCTCGCCCGAGCACTTACGCGCGGGCGGCCGCTCCAACCGCTGCTCAAGCGGCGCGGCCATGTGATCCGGGTCCGCCGACCGGATGGCGGTCGACCTCGTGACCTGCAGCGGGAGGACGATCGAGCCCTCGCTCAACTCCGGAACGCCTACGGCGGGAGCCTGACCGGACGGGTCCCGAACCTCGGCTGGCCCTACGCGGAAGCCGTTCACCTTCGGCTCGACGCCTTCGATGATCAGTGGTGGTGCGTGCTCAGACCCGCCACCTACCTCGATCGCCCAAGGACGGGTTCAGTTGACGGTGCCGCACACCAGCGCTCCCGTGAGGATGCGGATGGGGGTTGGACCAAGGAGCGGTGGGCCCGCCGCTACAACAAGACGTGGGCAGCGATCATCGACGCATGGGCCCACCTGCTCGTGGATGGCCAGAGTCAGGAGATCCACGCCTACCCGTGGGCGAGTAGCGACGGCGCGGCAGGCACCTTCGTCGTCGGGCGATCAACGGCGTGGAGCCGACCAGCGTCTTCGGCGGTGCGGACATGA
- a CDS encoding DEAD/DEAH box helicase family protein, with product MPHIFDEGSDRDSGARAELRSLLGTDEAWAQARRSTLNAHYTSAEVAQAMWRAATDLGFSGGTVLEPGCGSGTFLGLAPSDASLVGVELDPTTAEITRHLYGARATVHHSGFEDFRCDDGAFDLVIGNVPFAQVRPHDPKHNRGRRSLHNYFLLKSLHLVRPGGFVVALTSRYTLDAQGPSAREEMAALADLVGAARLPARAFAESSGTEVVVDLLVLRRRREGDEPGSREWVETVPANLVDDEATGDLRINSYFASHPDRILGQLSTTRGMYRENEITVTATGSVDEQLSAALGPLVADALAQRRGFSSDNVAVAPASPRTPDTAGGGDFDTRWAQDGSLVVNPRGRVAQVTDGQAHLYTPRFAKDRGELVRLVSLRDAARAVLEVQVEGGSDLALAEAQAILTDRYRAYVRQHGPLNRSSQARTGRRDPETGAEVLRRVRPRMGGFRMDPDWPLVAALEDFDQATQEARPAAIFTERVIAPPSQREGVETPAEAVSVCLDETGTVTLGRVAHLLGVEDAKARERLGELVYDDPGTGGLLPAAQYLSGNIRERLDAARAAAESDQRFAVNVAALEASLPRQLDPSEITARPGATWIPSTDVEAFCREVLDVGVDVERLAELGSWTVRLRDGSRRGVALTSEWGTSRADALVLLDAALNQRLHTVTDAVEGGRRVRNDAETLAARDKQELLASRFSTWIWEDPTRSARLADRYNKLFASTVLPHHDGSHLTFPGLAGTFTPRQHQRDAVARILTDGRALLAHAVGAGKTATIVMAAMEQRRLGLANKPAVVVPNHMLEQFSREWLQLYPTARLLIADREHLSKDRRKEFVARAATGDWDAVIFSHSGFARIPLGTDLLRAYLGEEIDTAREALGQSKDGKGLSVKKLERRIAKMEEVYKRLLAEESKDDGVRFEETGIDYLYVDEAHAHKNRRVDSSIDGVATTGSQRAQDLTAKLWALRRDHGPKVVTLSTATPVANSMAELWVMQSYLHPDLLEAVGLRAFDAWAATFGRTHTALELSPDGSSYRMQTRFARFQNVPELLGLYRQVADVRTAEDLGLPVPLLVGGKPETVVVEPSDELIEYVADLAARAEKVRAAAVDPTKDNMLKVTGDGRRAALDLRLVALDQPYGGKVAAAAQRVAALHHATADRTYEGAGGQLTMRPGALQLVFCDVSTPAAAGWNAYHDLRAQLVRRGVPAESIRFIQEAKSDDAKAALFAACRDGSVSVLVGSTETMGVGTNVQNRVVAVHHLDAPWRPADVEQRDGRGVRQGNQNPEIHITRYVTERSFDTYLWQTLERKAAFIGQVTRGDLGEREVEDIGDQTLSFQEVKALATGDPLILEKAKVDAEVARLTRLERAHGDDQRNLRRTYDSATARADHLDGRIADLEPAVARLEDTRADRFAMTVDGHIHRKRPDAGEHLRRLVAGRLVPGSTPPDERTDWPVGHLGGHDVRGRRLAFGADSEVRLFVPGTPIDLVYLVSEWRDVDPASVVGRLERHLQRLPGELDRLRAERDAARSEAARAGERLGRTWDQTDDLRALRRRQHEITEALTPEDPAAPAPEQSRTAPSISAPGLG from the coding sequence GTGCCGCACATCTTCGACGAGGGCTCCGACCGTGACAGCGGAGCACGGGCCGAGCTGCGGTCGCTGCTCGGAACCGACGAGGCGTGGGCACAGGCCCGGCGGAGCACGTTGAACGCCCACTACACATCGGCCGAGGTGGCTCAGGCCATGTGGCGCGCCGCGACCGACCTCGGCTTCAGCGGAGGGACGGTGCTCGAACCCGGATGCGGCTCGGGCACCTTCCTCGGTCTCGCGCCGAGCGATGCCTCGCTCGTCGGCGTCGAGCTGGACCCCACGACGGCTGAGATCACACGACACCTCTACGGAGCCCGGGCCACCGTCCACCACTCCGGCTTCGAGGACTTCCGGTGCGACGACGGCGCCTTCGACCTGGTGATCGGGAACGTGCCGTTCGCACAGGTCCGCCCGCACGACCCCAAGCACAACCGGGGCCGCCGGTCGTTGCACAACTACTTCCTGCTGAAGAGTCTTCACCTGGTGCGGCCCGGCGGGTTCGTGGTCGCGCTGACGTCCCGCTACACGCTCGATGCCCAAGGCCCTTCCGCCCGGGAGGAGATGGCCGCGCTCGCTGACCTCGTGGGGGCCGCGCGCCTGCCGGCCAGGGCGTTCGCCGAGTCGTCGGGCACCGAAGTCGTCGTCGATCTCCTAGTTCTGCGCCGCCGACGCGAAGGCGACGAGCCCGGCAGCAGGGAGTGGGTGGAGACCGTCCCGGCGAACCTGGTGGACGACGAGGCGACTGGTGACCTCCGCATCAACTCCTACTTCGCGTCGCACCCCGATCGGATCCTGGGCCAGCTCTCGACCACGCGAGGGATGTACCGCGAGAACGAGATCACGGTCACCGCCACGGGGTCCGTCGACGAGCAACTCAGCGCAGCGCTCGGCCCGCTCGTCGCCGATGCGCTCGCCCAGCGCCGAGGCTTCAGTAGCGACAACGTCGCCGTCGCCCCGGCTTCGCCTCGAACGCCCGACACGGCGGGGGGCGGCGACTTCGACACTCGATGGGCCCAGGACGGAAGCCTGGTGGTGAACCCGCGCGGTCGAGTCGCCCAGGTCACCGACGGGCAGGCTCACCTCTACACGCCTCGGTTCGCCAAGGATCGGGGCGAGCTCGTCCGCCTCGTCAGTCTTCGGGATGCGGCGAGAGCCGTCCTCGAAGTGCAGGTCGAGGGCGGCTCCGACCTTGCCTTGGCCGAGGCCCAAGCGATCCTCACGGACCGCTACCGCGCCTACGTCCGCCAGCACGGGCCACTCAACCGCTCCAGCCAGGCCCGCACCGGTCGGCGCGACCCGGAGACGGGCGCCGAGGTGCTCCGTCGCGTGCGCCCGCGCATGGGCGGGTTCCGAATGGACCCGGACTGGCCCCTCGTCGCTGCGCTGGAGGACTTCGACCAGGCGACCCAAGAGGCCCGGCCGGCTGCGATCTTCACCGAGCGCGTGATCGCCCCTCCAAGCCAGCGCGAGGGAGTCGAGACGCCAGCGGAAGCCGTGTCCGTCTGCCTGGACGAGACGGGCACCGTGACCCTGGGACGGGTCGCACATCTCCTCGGTGTCGAGGACGCCAAGGCGCGGGAGCGCCTCGGCGAGCTGGTCTACGACGATCCCGGCACTGGTGGCCTCCTCCCCGCAGCCCAGTACCTATCGGGGAACATCCGGGAGCGCCTCGACGCCGCCCGTGCAGCCGCTGAGAGCGATCAACGGTTCGCCGTCAACGTCGCCGCCCTCGAAGCGAGCCTGCCCCGCCAGCTCGACCCATCCGAGATCACCGCCCGGCCGGGCGCAACCTGGATCCCTTCCACCGATGTCGAGGCGTTCTGCCGCGAGGTGCTCGACGTCGGAGTCGATGTCGAGCGGCTCGCCGAGCTCGGCTCGTGGACCGTCCGCCTCCGCGACGGCTCCCGGCGGGGCGTGGCCCTCACCTCCGAGTGGGGGACCTCACGCGCTGATGCGCTCGTCCTGCTCGATGCCGCGCTGAACCAGAGGCTCCACACGGTCACGGACGCGGTGGAGGGCGGAAGGCGCGTCCGCAACGACGCCGAGACGCTGGCGGCACGGGACAAGCAAGAGCTGCTGGCCAGTCGCTTCTCGACGTGGATCTGGGAGGACCCAACGAGGTCCGCCCGACTCGCAGACCGGTACAACAAGCTGTTCGCCAGCACCGTCCTGCCCCACCACGACGGATCGCACCTCACCTTCCCTGGCTTGGCGGGGACTTTCACGCCAAGGCAACACCAGCGTGACGCAGTCGCCCGCATCCTCACCGACGGGCGCGCCCTCCTCGCCCACGCAGTCGGGGCCGGCAAGACCGCCACCATCGTCATGGCGGCGATGGAGCAGCGCCGGCTCGGACTCGCCAACAAGCCGGCCGTCGTGGTCCCGAACCACATGCTGGAGCAGTTCAGCCGCGAGTGGCTCCAGCTCTACCCGACGGCCCGACTCCTGATCGCCGACCGCGAGCACCTGTCGAAGGATCGACGCAAGGAGTTCGTCGCCCGAGCGGCCACGGGTGACTGGGACGCCGTGATCTTCAGCCACTCCGGCTTCGCCCGCATCCCGCTCGGCACCGACCTCCTCCGGGCGTACCTGGGAGAGGAGATCGACACGGCGCGTGAGGCGCTCGGCCAGTCCAAGGACGGCAAGGGCCTCTCGGTCAAGAAGCTCGAACGGCGCATCGCGAAGATGGAGGAGGTCTACAAGCGGCTGCTCGCAGAGGAGTCGAAGGATGACGGCGTCCGGTTCGAGGAGACCGGGATCGACTACCTCTACGTCGACGAGGCACACGCCCACAAGAACCGGCGCGTCGACTCCAGCATCGACGGCGTCGCCACCACTGGCTCCCAGCGTGCGCAGGACCTCACCGCCAAGCTGTGGGCGCTGCGCCGAGACCACGGGCCGAAGGTCGTGACGCTCTCGACCGCAACCCCCGTCGCCAACTCCATGGCCGAGCTGTGGGTCATGCAGTCCTACCTGCATCCCGACCTGCTGGAGGCAGTGGGATTGCGGGCGTTCGATGCGTGGGCCGCCACGTTCGGCCGGACGCATACCGCGCTCGAGTTGTCCCCCGACGGCAGCAGCTACCGGATGCAGACCCGGTTCGCACGGTTCCAGAACGTGCCGGAGCTGCTGGGCCTCTACCGGCAGGTGGCCGACGTGCGGACCGCCGAAGACCTCGGCCTACCGGTGCCCCTCTTGGTCGGTGGCAAGCCTGAGACGGTCGTCGTCGAGCCCAGCGACGAGCTGATCGAGTACGTGGCCGATCTCGCCGCCAGGGCCGAGAAGGTCCGGGCCGCAGCGGTCGATCCCACGAAGGACAACATGCTCAAGGTCACCGGGGACGGCCGACGGGCGGCTCTCGACCTTCGCCTCGTGGCCCTCGACCAGCCCTACGGGGGCAAGGTTGCCGCTGCCGCCCAGCGTGTCGCGGCGCTTCATCACGCCACCGCCGACCGGACCTACGAGGGCGCCGGCGGGCAGCTGACCATGCGCCCCGGTGCTCTCCAGCTGGTGTTCTGCGACGTGTCCACGCCCGCAGCGGCAGGGTGGAACGCCTACCACGACCTACGCGCCCAGCTCGTGCGGCGCGGGGTGCCGGCCGAGTCGATCCGCTTCATCCAAGAAGCCAAGTCCGACGATGCCAAGGCGGCCCTCTTCGCCGCCTGCCGAGACGGCTCGGTCTCGGTGCTCGTCGGTTCCACCGAGACGATGGGTGTCGGTACCAATGTCCAGAACCGGGTGGTGGCCGTGCACCACCTCGACGCGCCGTGGCGGCCGGCGGACGTCGAGCAGCGAGACGGCCGGGGCGTCCGTCAGGGCAACCAGAACCCCGAGATCCACATCACCCGCTACGTCACCGAGCGATCGTTCGACACCTACCTGTGGCAGACACTCGAACGGAAGGCAGCGTTCATCGGCCAGGTGACACGCGGCGACCTCGGCGAGCGTGAGGTCGAGGACATCGGCGACCAGACCCTGTCGTTCCAAGAGGTCAAGGCCCTCGCCACCGGCGACCCCCTCATCTTGGAGAAGGCCAAGGTCGACGCCGAGGTGGCGCGGTTGACCCGGCTCGAACGCGCCCACGGCGACGATCAGCGGAACCTCCGCCGCACCTACGACTCGGCCACGGCGAGGGCCGACCACCTCGACGGACGCATCGCTGACCTAGAGCCGGCGGTGGCTCGCCTCGAAGACACCCGGGCTGATCGCTTCGCCATGACCGTTGACGGCCACATCCACCGGAAGCGGCCCGATGCCGGCGAGCACCTGCGTCGACTCGTGGCCGGTCGGCTTGTGCCGGGCTCGACGCCTCCCGACGAACGGACGGACTGGCCCGTGGGTCACCTCGGGGGCCACGACGTGCGAGGCCGTCGCCTCGCCTTCGGCGCCGATTCTGAGGTGCGACTGTTCGTGCCCGGCACCCCAATCGACCTGGTGTACCTGGTATCCGAGTGGCGGGACGTCGACCCGGCATCCGTCGTTGGCCGCCTCGAGCGTCACCTCCAGCGTCTGCCAGGCGAGCTCGACCGGCTCAGGGCCGAGCGAGACGCAGCCCGCAGCGAAGCGGCCCGAGCAGGGGAGCGCCTCGGCCGCACTTGGGACCAGACCGACGACCTGAGGGCCTTACGCCGTCGCCAACACGAGATCACCGAGGCCCTCACGCCCGAGGACCCCGCTGCCCCGGCGCCGGAGCAGAGCCGCACGGCTCCTTCGATCAGCGCACCTGGGCTCGGATGA
- a CDS encoding type IV secretory system conjugative DNA transfer family protein: MPSRMGDPARAWGPPLADELPGPVIYWTCTALVAVVFVVLGAVVLHWSPWSRVGTSKRRPLGVDARPAFARRRDLAPVLVRGPVSGRFILARFGRSLVATEVRRQGRSRRSTRRAGDRGAVALVGPSRSGKTSAAVSGILEWDGPAVLSSVKADLLDSTASWRLTLGEVRVYDPTGSTRQVGGEARWSPVDGAGTISGAQRAARALCDAAPRGGVEGGLDFWLSQSEILLSGLLWVAHHAQRDMGTVCEWVLRQDQPGELGPGEVRAALDAFMVDEDDEVALGATDASQGLVAVWEMDERTRSSVYATAQTVVWPWSDPNVAASSRRSEADAAGVDLAWLLSGVNSLYLCSPIEDQRRLAPAFGGLLNDLVAQVYRHVAATGKPLDPPLLIVIDEAGNTPLRSLAEYASTLAGLGVLLVTIWQSLAQIESSHGRAADTILTNHLSKLFYAGLSDGASLKYVSQILGDAEVDSRSRSVGDGGGRGSMQLSTARTPLAPPHVLRQMRPGDALLVHGTLPPAHVRTRPFHRSRHLARRADLPLPGRGERSQ, encoded by the coding sequence ATGCCCAGCCGGATGGGTGACCCGGCCCGGGCGTGGGGGCCGCCTTTGGCCGACGAGCTGCCGGGCCCGGTCATCTACTGGACCTGCACGGCGCTCGTCGCCGTGGTCTTCGTCGTGCTCGGCGCGGTCGTCCTCCACTGGTCGCCCTGGTCGCGAGTGGGGACGTCGAAGCGCCGGCCTCTGGGCGTCGATGCTCGACCCGCCTTCGCCCGGCGGCGGGACCTGGCCCCGGTGCTCGTGCGAGGGCCCGTGTCGGGCCGGTTCATCCTCGCCCGGTTCGGTCGCTCGCTCGTCGCCACGGAGGTCCGTCGTCAGGGCCGCTCGAGGAGGTCGACACGACGGGCGGGCGACCGAGGGGCGGTCGCGCTCGTCGGCCCGTCGAGGTCTGGCAAGACGAGCGCAGCCGTGTCGGGAATCCTCGAGTGGGACGGCCCCGCGGTCCTCAGCTCGGTGAAGGCGGACCTGCTCGATTCCACCGCCAGCTGGCGGTTGACCCTCGGTGAGGTGCGGGTCTACGACCCGACGGGGTCGACCCGGCAGGTCGGGGGCGAGGCCCGGTGGTCGCCCGTGGATGGCGCCGGCACCATCTCGGGCGCGCAGCGAGCCGCGCGTGCCCTCTGCGACGCCGCGCCCCGGGGTGGCGTCGAGGGCGGTCTGGACTTCTGGCTGTCGCAGTCGGAGATCCTCCTCTCGGGCCTGCTGTGGGTCGCGCACCACGCCCAGCGGGACATGGGAACGGTGTGCGAATGGGTCCTCCGCCAGGACCAGCCGGGGGAGCTCGGGCCCGGCGAGGTCCGTGCCGCGCTCGACGCCTTCATGGTCGACGAGGACGACGAGGTGGCGCTGGGCGCAACGGACGCTTCTCAGGGACTGGTGGCGGTCTGGGAGATGGACGAGCGGACCCGCTCCAGCGTCTACGCCACGGCGCAGACCGTGGTGTGGCCGTGGTCCGATCCGAACGTCGCGGCATCGTCCCGCCGGAGTGAGGCCGATGCGGCCGGGGTCGATCTGGCTTGGCTCCTCAGCGGGGTGAACAGCCTGTACCTCTGCTCGCCGATCGAGGATCAACGACGCCTCGCCCCGGCGTTCGGTGGCCTGCTGAACGACCTCGTGGCCCAGGTGTATCGCCACGTCGCCGCCACCGGGAAGCCGCTCGATCCGCCTCTGCTGATCGTCATCGACGAGGCGGGCAACACGCCGCTGCGGTCGTTGGCCGAGTACGCGTCGACTTTGGCGGGACTCGGCGTTCTGTTGGTGACCATCTGGCAGTCGCTCGCCCAGATCGAGTCGTCGCATGGTCGGGCGGCGGACACGATCCTCACGAACCACCTGAGCAAGCTCTTCTACGCCGGGCTGTCGGACGGCGCCTCGTTGAAGTACGTGAGTCAGATCCTCGGCGACGCCGAGGTCGACTCGCGCTCCCGGTCGGTAGGCGACGGCGGTGGTCGGGGCTCGATGCAGCTCTCGACCGCCCGGACGCCTCTCGCGCCTCCCCACGTCCTGCGGCAGATGCGACCCGGTGACGCCCTGCTGGTGCACGGAACGCTCCCGCCTGCCCACGTGCGAACGCGCCCGTTCCACCGCTCCCGGCACCTTGCGCGCCGGGCAGATCTGCCGCTGCCGGGGCGGGGGGAGCGGAGCCAGTGA